The following proteins come from a genomic window of Amaranthus tricolor cultivar Red isolate AtriRed21 chromosome 14, ASM2621246v1, whole genome shotgun sequence:
- the LOC130799592 gene encoding metalloendoproteinase 1-MMP-like has translation MHFLLRISLFLFFFLQLTPTAPARIFPGNNPTVLNLDDASSALSTAFNATPWRHFAKFANLEKGSHVAGICDLKSYLHQFGYFPPGNFSDDFDDDLESAIQTYQKNLGLPITGKLDNSTIDLIMAPRCGMSDSHTRAATNNTTRHLHETRRYAYFNGNPRWMKSSPMTLTYAFSPDHMINYISHDDIRAAFSRAFTRWSEVIPVNFTEVEGNKNSDIRIGFHDGDHGDGEPFDGVLGVLAHAFSPEKGTLHLDAAETWAVDFGQQDSSVAIDLESVATHEIGHVLGLAHSSVSDAIMYPSLRPRSKKVDLRVDDVEGIQALYGSNPNYNYGSLLEADQETSNSAAVFGFSSWWVWTFSLMSLVQALYF, from the coding sequence ATGCACTTTCTGTTACGCATTTCTctcttcttattctttttcctacaACTAACTCCAACTGCTCCCGCTAGAATTTTTCCCGGCAACAACCCAACTGTTTTAAACCTTGATGATGCCTCCTCCGCCTTATCCACCGCCTTCAACGCCACCCCATGGCGGCACTTTGCCAAGTTTGCAAACCTCGAAAAAGGCAGCCATGTAGCCGGCATATGTGATCTCAAAAGCTACCTCCATCAGTTCGGGTATTTTCCGCCGGGTAACTTTTCTGACGATTTTGACGACGACTTAGAATCTGCTATCCAAACTTACCAAAAGAATCTAGGATTACCCATCACCGGAAAACTCGATAACAGCACAATTGACCTCATCATGGCCCCGCGATGCGGCATGAGTGATTCTCATACACGCGCCGCCACAAATAACACCACTCGGCACCTCCATGAAACACGTCGTTACGCTTACTTCAACGGAAATCCACGATGGATGAAATCATCTCCTATGACGTTAACTTACGCGTTTTCACCAGATCATATGATCAACTACATCAGTCACGACGACATCAGGGCGGCGTTCTCACGGGCCTTTACACGGTGGTCGGAAGTGATTCCGGTAAATTTTACGGAAGTAGAAGGCAATAAAAACTCAGATATTCGTATCGGATTCCATGACGGTGATCACGGTGACGGAGAACCGTTTGATGGTGTCTTAGGAGTTTTAGCTCATGCTTTTTCACCAGAAAAAGGAACACTTCATTTAGATGCAGCTGAAACATGGGCAGTTGATTTTGGGCAACAAGATTCAAGTGTAGCCATTGATTTAGAATCTGTGGCGACTCACGAGATTGGTCACGTGCTCGGCTTGGCTCATTCTTCTGTAAGTGATGCTATTATGTACCCCAGTTTGAGGCCAAGGAGTAAGAAAGTTGATCTTCGGGTTGATGATGTGGAAGGTATCCAGGCTTTATATGGGTCTAACCCGAATTATAATTACGGATCTTTGTTAGAAGCTGATCAAGAGACTTCAAATAGTGCTGCCGTGTTTGGATTTTCGAGTTGGTGGGTCTGGACTTTCTCGTTGATGAGTTTGGTTCAAGCTCTATATTTTTAG